The Sebastes fasciatus isolate fSebFas1 chromosome 4, fSebFas1.pri, whole genome shotgun sequence genome window below encodes:
- the tbc1d2b gene encoding TBC1 domain family member 2B, with the protein MLLLSKRQGSHADGNRRSGHPPPCCKKKKKKKLRGKMHEEEDGSEEAAQHSCPAARIVASRSVDVAEVEGARDQANKLCGYLNKLSGKGPLRGYKPRWFVYDPRKCYLYYFKTPQDALPLGHIEIGDASFSYDVEGEEGQFEIRTAGKEFLLKAPTKQVMHYWLQQLQQKRWEYSSTRGSGQRDSWSSPTLAYPPTGLVGKDNDVVFEKLSDSMEKVRSDFAMETDTDGGGMVGIQSARGPSAASTNPLNFSLKNFGTELRNSMSYLRPGRGGESRRSVFYTQSSHSAEEWELVDAPPKDFPEQKHHPDTHRHSFGSAFAFDFARNSSRTKRPLLMGKGSGRFGRSAETRSAENSPVECNGSKPFEMQLRLQSQQEELSRMQQEQAKLREELASQKELVRLLQQTLRTSQCDRQPTRRPPPPPDSSVASDQTQGSAVTSQEDVAQLEALLKERDEQIQSLCGHMERLALEKESLQQELKGLKIKVGEINDQLGMLMETIQAKDEVIIKLSQESDEQSGNSCDGSPPPNKDQHEVDILKDSLQGYKSQNRFLNKEILELTVLRRNAESREKTLEAKYTALEAKLCQVESKYLVLLQEVKNPVCSSSEQSPAREVISRLLEDALQVESSDQHEHPIFKPNTVSEYDTFGFKTVPEEEEEEEKLDAKVRALELKSLSMTDQEVSVGVKWENYLTSTVNRDLVRAPELKGLFRYGVPHEHRSQVWRWCVAFHVKKFRDHLAPDYYETLLNVARDKPNPASKQIELDLLRTLPNNKHYSSPSAGGIQKLRNVLMAFSWRNPDIGYCQGLNRLAAIALLYLDQEDAFWCLIAIVEVFMPRDYYTKTLLGSQVDQRVFKDLMSEKLPRLHAHFEQYKVDFSLITFNWFLVVFVDSVVSDILFKIWDSFLYEGPKIMFRFALALFKYKEEEFLKLQDSTAIFKYLRYFTRTILDSRKLMNIAFGDMNPFPMRQIQNRRSFHLEKVRLELTELEAIRQTFLRERETTQDRRSFVSDDEEDN; encoded by the exons ATGCTCCTCCTCTCCAAGAGGCAGGGCAGTCATGCGGATGGAAACAGAAGGAGTGGGCATCCGCCGCCGTgctgcaagaagaagaagaaaaagaaacttCGAGGAAAGATGCACGAAGAGGAGGATGGCAGCGAAGAAGCAGCACAACACTCCTGCCCAGCGGCCCGGATCGTGGCCTCCAGGTCGGTGGATGTCGCCGAGGTGGAGGGAGCCAGAGACCAGGCCAACAAGCTCTGCGGATACTTGAACAAACTGTCCGGCAAGGGGCCCCTGAGGGGTTACAAGCCGAGGTGGTTCGTGTACGATCCGAGGAAGTGTTATTTGTATTACTTCAAGACTCCCCAAGATGCCTTGCCTCTCGGACACATCGAGATAGGAGATGCGAGCTTCAGCTACGATGTGGAAGGAGAAGAGGGTCAGTTTGAGATCCGCACAGCTGGCAAGGAGTTCCTCCTGAAG GCGCCCACTAAGCAGGTGATGCATTACTGGCTCCAGCAGTTGCAGCAGAAACGTTGGGAGTACAGCAGCACACGAGGCTCCGGTCAGAGAGACAGCTGGAGCTCCCCGACCCTGGCCTACCCTCCCACCGGCCTTGTAGGCAAAGATAATG ATGTGGTCTTTGAGAAGCTGAGTGACAGCATGGAGAAGGTCCGCAGCGACTTTGCcatggagacagacacagatggCGGTGGGATGGTGGGGATCCAGTCCGCCAGAGGGCCTTCTGCTGCGTCCACAAACCCCCTCAACTTCTCCCTCAAAAACTTCGGTACAGAACTCAG GAACTCCATGTCTTATCTGCGGCCGGGCAGGGGAGGTGAGAGCAGACGCAGTGTGTTTTATACCCAGAGCAGCCACAGCGCGGAGGAGTGGGAACTGGTGGACGCTCCACCCAAGGACTTCCCTGAACAGAAACATcatccagacacacacagac ATTCCTTTGGATCAGCGTTTGCTTTCGACTTTGCGCGCAACTCGTCGCGGACTAAGAGGCCTTTGCTGATGGGCAAAGGCTCCGGGAGGTTCGGGCGCAGTGCTGAGACGCGCAGTGCCGAGAACTCCCCGGTGGAGTGTAACGGCAGCAAACCTTTCGAGATGCAGCTTCGCCTCCAGAGCCAACAGGAAGAACTGAGCCGCATGCAGCAGGAACAGGCCAAACTCAGAGAAGAGCTGGCCAGTCAGAAG GAGCTGGTGAGACTTCTGCAGCAGACTCTGAGGACCTCCCAGTGCGACCGGCAGCcaacacgccgtccacccccgCCTCCAGATTCATCTGTGGCTTCAGACCAGACTCAAGGTTCAGCAGTAACCAGCCAGGAAGACGTCGCCCAGTTGGAGGCCCTGCTCAAGGAGAGAGACGAACAGATCCAGTCCCTGTGTGGCCACATGGAGCGTCTCGCCTTGGAGAAGGAGAGTCTGCAGCAGGAGCTGAAGGGCCTGAAGATAAAGGTGGGGGAGATAAACGACCAGCTGGGGATGCTGATGGAGACCATCCAGGCCAAGGATGAAGTCATCATCAAGCTGTCGCAGGAGAGCGACGAGCAGAGCGGCAATTCATGCGACGGTTCACCACCGCCAAACAAAGATCAGCACGAGGTGGACATCCTCAAG GACAGTCTTCAAGGCTACAAATCCCAGAACAGGTTCCTGAACAAAGAGATCCTGGAGCTGACAGTATTACGCAGAAACGCAGAGAGTAGAGAAAAGACTTTAGAAGCAAAG TATACGGCCCTGGAGGCCAAGCTGTGTCAGGTGGAGAGTAAGTATCTGGTGCTGCTTCAAGAAGTGAAGAACCCGGTGTGTTCGTCCTCGGAGCAGAGCCCGGCTCGAGAAGTCATCTCCAGATTATTAGAGGATGCGCTGCAGGTGGAGAGCTCCGACCAGCACGAGCACCCCATCtttaaaccaaacactgtcaG TGAATACGACACGTTTGGCTTCAAGACGGTCcccgaggaggaggaagaggaggagaagctggATGCCAAGGTGAGAGCTCTGGAGCTGAAATCCCTGTCCATGACGGATCAGGAGGTGTCCGTCGGGGTGAAGTGGGAGAACTACCTAACCAGCACCGTGAACAGAGACCTGGTGCGCGCCCCTGAGCTCAAGGGCCTGTTTCGCTACGGCGTGCCCCACGAGCACCGGTCCCAGGTGTGGCGCTGGTGTGTCGCCTTCCATGTCAAGAAGTTTCGGGACCACCTGGCGCCCGACTACTATGAGACCTTACTAAATGTGGCACGGGACAAGCCCAACCCGGCCTCCAAGCAGATCGAGCTGGACTTGCTTCGTACTTTGCCCAACAACAAGCACTACTCCTCCCCGAGTGCAGGCGGCATCCAGAAACTCAGGAACGTCCTGATGGCTTTCTCCTGGAGGAATCCAGATATCGGCTACTGTCAGGGGCTGAACAG GCTGGCAGCTATTGCATTGCTCTATCTGGACCAAGAGGACGCCTTCTGGTGCCTCATAGCCATCGTGGAGGTCTTCATGCCAAGAGACTATTACACCAAGACTCTGCTCGGCTCACAG GTTGACCAGCGTGTGTTCAAGGACCTGATGAGTGAGAAGCTCCCCCGGCTTCATGCCCACTTTGAGCAGTACAAGGTAGACTTCTCCCTCATCACCTTCAACTGGTTCCTGGTGGTGTTCGTGGACAGTGTGGTGAGCGACATCCTCTTCAAGATCTGGGACTCCTTTCTATATGAAGGTCCAAAG ATCATGTTTCGCTTCGCCCTCGCTCTCTTCAAGTACAAAGAGGAAGAGTTTTTGAAGCTGCAGGACTCCACCGCCATCTTTAAATACCTTAGATACTTCACACGCACAATCCTGGATTCAAG GAAGCTGATGAACATCGCTTTCGGGGACATGAACCCGTTCCCCATGCGCCAAATCCAGAACCGCCGCTCCTTCCACCTGGAGAAAGTCCGTCTTGAGCTGACCGAGCTGGAGGCGATCAGACAGACCTTCCTCAGGGAGAGGGAGACGACTCAGGACAGACGGAGCTTCGTCAGCGACGATGAGGAGGATAACTGA